In the Anoplopoma fimbria isolate UVic2021 breed Golden Eagle Sablefish chromosome 7, Afim_UVic_2022, whole genome shotgun sequence genome, one interval contains:
- the ufsp1 gene encoding inactive Ufm1-specific protease 1 — MDKNVVVAEIEEIDWGGSRAEDGDTVNKTKTLSSNVHDGLPNPLTDPVKCSFIKGDYLYFHYGCDGQDDRGWGCGYRTVQTMASWLCRNYFPFKDKHRAPPSLHEMQQALVTMGDKPASFSCSREWIGTFEASLILDCYYNVPCKLVHVRGGGAELEHVAVEELHRHFEKHGSPVMMGGDRDNSSKGILGVCTGDNGSYLLVVDPHYYGGPLEKTELQKRGWVAWKRVSSLDQSSFYNLCMPQTANKGT, encoded by the coding sequence ATGGATAAAAATGTTGTGGTAGCGGAGATAGAGGAGATAGACTGGGGCGGAAGTAGAGCTGAAGACGGGGACACTGTGAACAAGACCAAAACATTATCAAGTAATGTCCACGACGGTCTACCCAATCCACTTACGGATCCTGTGAAATGTTCTTTCATAAAAGGAGACTATCTGTACTTCCATTATGGCTGTGATGGACAGGATGACAGAGGCTGGGGGTGTGGCTACCGCACCGTTCAGACGATGGCTTCCTGGCTTTGCCGTAACTACTTTCCATTTAAGGACAAACACAGAGCTCCACCAAGCCTCCACGAAATGCAGCAAGCCTTGGTCACCATGGGAGACAAACCGGCCTCGTTCTCGTGCTCCAGGGAGTGGATAGGAACATTTGAAGCCTCCCTGATCCTTGACTGTTACTATAATGTTCCCTGTAAATTGGTGCATGTCAGAGGTGGAGGGGCAGAGCTGGAGCATGTTGCAGTGGAAGAGCTCCATCGGCACTTTGAGAAGCATGGATCTCCAGTCATGATGGGAGGGGACAGGGACAACTCCTCTAAGGGGATATTAGGGGTGTGCACTGGGGACAATGGGAGCTACTTGCTAGTTGTTGACCCTCACTACTATGGAGGTCCTCTGGAGAAGACCGAGCTGCAGAAGCGGGGGTGGGTGGCGTGGAAAAGAGTGTCATCTCTAGATCAGTCTTCATTTTATAATCTGTGCATGCCTCAGACTGCCAACAAAGGAACATAA
- the si:dkey-85k7.10 gene encoding endonuclease domain-containing 1 protein: protein MKPASGNYASPLAAVMAVLTCALLRGARAGVVGDFNHVERCKDSLYMGTPPRGYLSYSFTKICQRYEDKPRYVTLYDPHKHIPIYSAYIFKKSDGEKKVDFPWMFEPQLASEKSSSNMEPFPQSSSMHMNFEDTQAVLEDYADVVLYERGQLNPDEHQADPLDKASTYSLTNVVPQTREFNLGPWAEHQDLIRKRLNNYCRGKAFVVTGVTTSGHTIRRNNLDRVAVPEYMWSAYCCIEFDQNAPYFVRYKFPVFAAYGLNDRVNNHMVEVPLKNLEKFLKGRMDVDKNFQIFYSDCVPDN from the exons ATGAAACCTGCTTCAGGAAACTATGCCTCTCCCCTGGCGGCTGTCATGGCCGTGCTGACCTGTGCCTTGCTACGGGGGGCTCGGGCAGGAGTGGTGGGGGACTTCAACCATGTGGAGCGCTGTAAGGACTCTCTCTACATGGGCACTCCACCCAGAGGCTACCTCAGCTACTCCTTTACCAAGATCTGCCAGAGGTATGAGGACAAACCCCGCTACGTCACCCTGTACGACCCTCACAAGCACATCCCCATCTATTCTGCCTATATATTCAAGAAATCAGATGGGGAGAAGAAGGTGGACTTCCCGTGGATGTTTGAGCCCCAG CTGGCCTCAGAGAAGAGCAGCAGTAACATGGAGCCCTTCCCCCAATCTTCAAGCATGCATATGAACTTTGAGGATACCCAGGCAGTCCTGGAGGACTACGCTGATGTGGTTCTGTACGAACGTGGCCAGCTAAATCCTGACGAGCATCAGGCTGACCCTCTGGACAAAGCCTCCACCTACAGTTTGACAAACGTGGTACCCCAGACCAGAGAGTTCAACTTGGGGCCCTGGGCAGAACACCAGGACCTCATCCGCAAACGTCTCAACAACTACTGCCGCGGCAAAGCCTTTGTGGTCACCGGGGTCACCACCTCTGGGCACACGATCCGTCGCAACAACCTGGACAGGGTGGCCGTACCGGAGTACATGTGGTCGGCCTACTGCTGCATCGAGTTTGACCAAAACGCACCATACTTTGTGCGCTACAAGTTCCCTGTGTTTGCAGCTTATGGGCTGAACGATCGTGTCAACAACCACATGGTTGAAGTTCCTCTAAAGAACCTGGAGAAATTCCTCAAGGGGAGGATGGATGTGGATAAGAACTTCCAGATCTTCTACAGTGATTGTGTGCCAGATAACTGA
- the LOC129093588 gene encoding zona pellucida sperm-binding protein 3-like isoform X1, translated as MATRVKCTRLVSIFMFSFLCMFVSFAKKSDVEIGTRENVGLEMKCGEVEVTITVKRQFFEEKRVPFKPENLRLGSNSTQQRSCEAKGPVSDSDMVVSAGLQECGTESSVRGEWLVYSNHLVLFGAVVPTSTGSVIVRGTSPVIIPVECHYKRKQTVNGEPLTPTWLPMTSTISAFGLLHFSLRTMADGCTAVRSSSVYQQGEAVFLEASVEAPLHPPLTLFVDHCVATLKTDPVSLPSYKFITKHGSIFPSHQKKCLMDSVLPGSSSKFLPRKQENRLCFSVQAFHFNQESWEQMFISCHMRATLKPNFHSHLDKACSFHRPTFSWRATEGDNALCGCCDSDDCLGPAGEENSGNTGHITQSDTEKKHEADTTVGPLHTLPRSHWTGGLYVNH; from the exons ATGGCGACCCGGGTAAAATGTACACGATTAGTCTCcatattcatgttttctttcctctgtatgtttgtttcCTTTGCTAAAAAAAGTGATGTAGAAATAGGAACTCGGGAAAACGTCGGACTTGAAATGAAATGCGGAGAAGTGGAAGTGACAATAACAGTGAAGCGACAGTTTTTTGAGGAGAAACGTGTTCCGTTCAAACCTGAGAATCTTCGACTTGGATCAAACTCAACACAGCAGAGGTCCTGCGAAGCAAAGGGACCGGTGTCTGACTCTGACATGGTCGTCTCTGCAGGGCTGCAAGAATGTGGGACTGAGTCCAGt GTCCGTGGTGAGTGGCTTGTGTATTCCAACCATCTGGTACTGTTTGGTGCTGTGGTTCCCACCTCTACAGGCAGTGTGATCGTTAGAGGAACATCTCCTGTCATCATACCTGTTGAGTGCCATTATAAGAG AAAGCAGACAGTGAATGGAGAACCGTTAACCCCTACCTGGCTACCCATGACATCCACTATCAGTGCCTTTGGCCTTCTGCACTTCTCCCTTCGCACCATGGCAG ATGGCTGTACCGCTGTACGTAGTTCCTCGGTGTATCAGCAGGGGGAAGCAGTGTTTTTGGAGGCCAGTGTGGAGGCCCCGCTGCACCCTCCTCTTACTCTGTTTGTCGACCACTGTGTCGCTACGCTGAAGACGGACCCTGTCTCCCTACCAAGCTACAAGTTTATCACCAAGCATGGGTCAATTTTTCCTTCTCACCAAAAAAA ATGTCTAATGGACAGTGTGTTGCCGGGGTCTTCCTCTAAATTCCTACCAAGGAAGCAAGAAAACAGACTATGCTTCAGCGTCCAAGCCTTCCACTTTAACCAGGAGTCTTGGGAACAG ATGTTCATCAGCTGCCACATGAGGGCCACTCTGAAACCAAACTTTCACAGCCACCTCGATAAAGCCTGCTCCTTCCACAGACCCACATTCAG CTGGAGAGCCACAGAGGGAGACAATGCTCTGTGTGGATGCTGTGACTCTGATGATTGCCTTGGACCGGCCGGAGAGGAGAACAGTGGCAACACTGGACACATCACTCAATCAGATACAg AAAAGAAGCACGAGGCAGACACAACAGTTGGGCCACTTCACACCCTGCCACGATCCCATTGGACAGGTGGTCTTTACGTCAATCACTAA
- the LOC129093588 gene encoding zona pellucida sperm-binding protein 3-like isoform X3 translates to MATRVKCTRLVSIFMFSFLCMFVSFAKKSDVEIGTRENVGLEMKCGEVEVTITVKRQFFEEKRVPFKPENLRLGSNSTQQRSCEAKGPVSDSDMVVSAGLQECGTESSVRGEWLVYSNHLVLFGAVVPTSTGSVIVRGTSPVIIPVECHYKRKQTVNGEPLTPTWLPMTSTISAFGLLHFSLRTMADGCTAVRSSSVYQQGEAVFLEASVEAPLHPPLTLFVDHCVATLKTDPVSLPSYKFITKHGSIFPSHQKKCLMDSVLPGSSSKFLPRKQENRLCFSVQAFHFNQESWEQMFISCHMRATLKPNFHSHLDKACSFHRPTFS, encoded by the exons ATGGCGACCCGGGTAAAATGTACACGATTAGTCTCcatattcatgttttctttcctctgtatgtttgtttcCTTTGCTAAAAAAAGTGATGTAGAAATAGGAACTCGGGAAAACGTCGGACTTGAAATGAAATGCGGAGAAGTGGAAGTGACAATAACAGTGAAGCGACAGTTTTTTGAGGAGAAACGTGTTCCGTTCAAACCTGAGAATCTTCGACTTGGATCAAACTCAACACAGCAGAGGTCCTGCGAAGCAAAGGGACCGGTGTCTGACTCTGACATGGTCGTCTCTGCAGGGCTGCAAGAATGTGGGACTGAGTCCAGt GTCCGTGGTGAGTGGCTTGTGTATTCCAACCATCTGGTACTGTTTGGTGCTGTGGTTCCCACCTCTACAGGCAGTGTGATCGTTAGAGGAACATCTCCTGTCATCATACCTGTTGAGTGCCATTATAAGAG AAAGCAGACAGTGAATGGAGAACCGTTAACCCCTACCTGGCTACCCATGACATCCACTATCAGTGCCTTTGGCCTTCTGCACTTCTCCCTTCGCACCATGGCAG ATGGCTGTACCGCTGTACGTAGTTCCTCGGTGTATCAGCAGGGGGAAGCAGTGTTTTTGGAGGCCAGTGTGGAGGCCCCGCTGCACCCTCCTCTTACTCTGTTTGTCGACCACTGTGTCGCTACGCTGAAGACGGACCCTGTCTCCCTACCAAGCTACAAGTTTATCACCAAGCATGGGTCAATTTTTCCTTCTCACCAAAAAAA ATGTCTAATGGACAGTGTGTTGCCGGGGTCTTCCTCTAAATTCCTACCAAGGAAGCAAGAAAACAGACTATGCTTCAGCGTCCAAGCCTTCCACTTTAACCAGGAGTCTTGGGAACAG ATGTTCATCAGCTGCCACATGAGGGCCACTCTGAAACCAAACTTTCACAGCCACCTCGATAAAGCCTGCTCCTTCCACAGACCCACATTCAG CTGA
- the LOC129093588 gene encoding zona pellucida sperm-binding protein 3-like isoform X2, with amino-acid sequence MATRVKCTRLVSIFMFSFLCMFVSFAKKSDVEIGTRENVGLEMKCGEVEVTITVKRQFFEEKRVPFKPENLRLGSNSTQQRSCEAKGPVSDSDMVVSAGLQECGTESSVRGEWLVYSNHLVLFGAVVPTSTGSVIVRGTSPVIIPVECHYKRKQTVNGEPLTPTWLPMTSTISAFGLLHFSLRTMADGCTAVRSSSVYQQGEAVFLEASVEAPLHPPLTLFVDHCVATLKTDPVSLPSYKFITKHGCLMDSVLPGSSSKFLPRKQENRLCFSVQAFHFNQESWEQMFISCHMRATLKPNFHSHLDKACSFHRPTFSWRATEGDNALCGCCDSDDCLGPAGEENSGNTGHITQSDTEKKHEADTTVGPLHTLPRSHWTGGLYVNH; translated from the exons ATGGCGACCCGGGTAAAATGTACACGATTAGTCTCcatattcatgttttctttcctctgtatgtttgtttcCTTTGCTAAAAAAAGTGATGTAGAAATAGGAACTCGGGAAAACGTCGGACTTGAAATGAAATGCGGAGAAGTGGAAGTGACAATAACAGTGAAGCGACAGTTTTTTGAGGAGAAACGTGTTCCGTTCAAACCTGAGAATCTTCGACTTGGATCAAACTCAACACAGCAGAGGTCCTGCGAAGCAAAGGGACCGGTGTCTGACTCTGACATGGTCGTCTCTGCAGGGCTGCAAGAATGTGGGACTGAGTCCAGt GTCCGTGGTGAGTGGCTTGTGTATTCCAACCATCTGGTACTGTTTGGTGCTGTGGTTCCCACCTCTACAGGCAGTGTGATCGTTAGAGGAACATCTCCTGTCATCATACCTGTTGAGTGCCATTATAAGAG AAAGCAGACAGTGAATGGAGAACCGTTAACCCCTACCTGGCTACCCATGACATCCACTATCAGTGCCTTTGGCCTTCTGCACTTCTCCCTTCGCACCATGGCAG ATGGCTGTACCGCTGTACGTAGTTCCTCGGTGTATCAGCAGGGGGAAGCAGTGTTTTTGGAGGCCAGTGTGGAGGCCCCGCTGCACCCTCCTCTTACTCTGTTTGTCGACCACTGTGTCGCTACGCTGAAGACGGACCCTGTCTCCCTACCAAGCTACAAGTTTATCACCAAGCATGG ATGTCTAATGGACAGTGTGTTGCCGGGGTCTTCCTCTAAATTCCTACCAAGGAAGCAAGAAAACAGACTATGCTTCAGCGTCCAAGCCTTCCACTTTAACCAGGAGTCTTGGGAACAG ATGTTCATCAGCTGCCACATGAGGGCCACTCTGAAACCAAACTTTCACAGCCACCTCGATAAAGCCTGCTCCTTCCACAGACCCACATTCAG CTGGAGAGCCACAGAGGGAGACAATGCTCTGTGTGGATGCTGTGACTCTGATGATTGCCTTGGACCGGCCGGAGAGGAGAACAGTGGCAACACTGGACACATCACTCAATCAGATACAg AAAAGAAGCACGAGGCAGACACAACAGTTGGGCCACTTCACACCCTGCCACGATCCCATTGGACAGGTGGTCTTTACGTCAATCACTAA